Proteins from one Triticum aestivum cultivar Chinese Spring chromosome 7A, IWGSC CS RefSeq v2.1, whole genome shotgun sequence genomic window:
- the LOC123153817 gene encoding uncharacterized protein, whose translation MLSRCPKARQVEQHLWMEVAADLSVLDLELHLTTLGHVYGALVFFLLKMHRIRTAVHTLKLRVAKLDPETTPTEEEECGECCNCAPTNNWTSKVVSLTELAEVEIDGFQGDDHKFDVLKHLLRCAPMLKRMTLKQSHKVAPSDAKVHNFFKAHPFVECYYISSSATAPMAC comes from the exons ATGCTGTCAAG atgccctaaagcGCGGCAAGTAGAGCAACATCTGTGGATGGAGGTTGCCGCCGACTTATCTGTCTTGGACTTGGAGCTGCATCTCACAACTTTGGGCCATGTCTATGGAGCATTAGTCTTCTTTCTCCTCAAGATGCATCGGATTCGTACTGCCGTACATACCCTTAAGCTCAGGGTTGCCAAACTCGACCCGGAGACGACACCCACG GAGGAAGAGGAATGCGGAGAGTGTTGTAACTGCGCGCCTACCAATAACTGGACAAGCAAAGTTGTCTCCTTGACAGAGCTTGCAGAAGTGGAAATCGACGGTTTCCAAGGAGACGACCACAAGTTTGATGTCCTGAAACATCTACTTAGATGTGCCCCCATGCTTAAAAGGATGACCCTAAAGCAGTCACACAAGGTCGCCCCAAGTGACGCAAAAGTTCATAACTTCTTCAAGGCACATCCTTTCGTGGAATGCTACTACATTTCATCTTCTGCCACTGCACCTATGGCTTGCTAG